GACGTACTGGCCCTGCTGCTTCGCGACCGGCGCGACACCCGGCAGCGGCGCGCCGTCCTCGTCGATCACCGCTGCAGTGTCGCCGATCACGAACACTTCGGGATGTCCGGGCACCGAAAGATCGCCGCGGACCCTGACGCGCCCGGCGCGGTCGGTTTCCGCGCCGAGCCAGCGGCCCGCCGGTGAAGCCATCACTCCGGCCGCCCAGATGATGGTGCGGGTCGGGATGAACGTGCCGCCCAGGCGAACGCCGTCGTCGCTGCAATCGGTGACCGCCGAGCCGAGACGCACCTCGACGCCGAGCTGCTCCAGCGAGCGGCGCGCCGCAGCCGACAGCGTCTCGTCGAACGGCGTGAGCACGCGGTCCGCGGCCTCGACCAGGATGATGCGGGCGGACCGCGGATCGATCGACCGGAAGTCGGAGGCGAGCGCGCGCTTGGCTAGCTCCGCAATCGCGCCGGCCATCTCGACGCCCGTGGGGCCTCCGCCGATCACCACGAAGGTCAGCAGCCGTGCGCGCTCGTCGGCGTCGGCCTCGGTCTCGGCGCGCTCGAAGGCTAGCAGGATGCGCCGCCGCACGGCCGTCGCGTCATCGAGCGTCTTGAGGCCCGGCGCCACGGCCGCCCAGTCGTCGTGGCCGAAATAGGCGTGCCGCGCACCGGTTGCGATCACCATATGATCGTAAGCCACGCGGCGGTCGTCGGTGATCACCTCCTTGCGGGCGAGATCGACGCCCGACACCTCGCCGAGCATGACTTTTAGATTGCGCTGGTCGTTGAGAACGTGGCGGATCGGGGCCGCGATATCGGCGGGCGACAACCCTGCGGTGGCGACCTGATAGAGCAGCGGCTGGAACAGATGATGGTTGGTACGGTCGATCAGCGTGATGTCGAACGGCGCCTTGGCGAGAGCTTTGGCGGCTGACAGCCCGCCGAAGCCGCCGCCGACGATCACCACGCGGGGCTTGCGGGCAGCGTCAACTCCATCACGGACGTCGCTCATGGCAAGCTCCATGCCATTCCGGGGCGACGCATGAAACTGCGTCACCTCCCAAGATATGGGCATGCTTCCTCGGAAGCGCCATCGTCCATTTGGATGCCGGTTCAGAACAAACTGTATTGCTGCGGTGGCCGTCGTTTTGGCTGAGCCGGTCCGTGCTGTGTCGTCAGTTCGGCCGCGAGCCCCTTCAGGAAGCGCGATGGCGGCAGTGCGCGGCGGGCGCCGCGCCAGAATCGCTCAGCCGCGCGGCTGAGGAACAGCCGATCTTTCGCGCGCGTCATGGCCACATAGAACAGGCGGCGTTCTTCGGGGTCGATATCCTGGCTTTCTTCCCACGAGAACGGCGTAAGCCCGTCCTCCATGCCGACCACGAACACCACGGCGAATTCCAATCCCTTGGCCGCATGCATGGTCAGGAGCGAAACACGGTCGGCGCGCGGGTCGCGGAAGTCGGCTTCGGTGGCGAGCGCGATCTGCTCGCGCAGGTGTGTTTCGTCGCCTGCGACGTTTTCCAATGCCGCAAGCGCCGTTATCCAGCCTTTTGCTTCCGCGACAGCCGCGATGTCGGTTTCCAAGGCGCGCTCCGCCGCCATCGCGATGCGCGCCGGAAGCTCCAGATCGGCAAGCGCTTCACGATGTTCGGTCAGCGCCGCGAGGATGGCTTCGACGCCTGCATGTCCGGCCAATGGCTGCGGCGAGCTTTTCTTGAACGGGATGCCGGCGCGGTCAAAGGCGGTCCGCAACGCCGCCGACTGCGCGTCGGTGCGGTAGAGCACGGAGAAATCGGCGAAGCTCAGCGTGTTCCGGCCAGCCTTGCCGCGATGGGCCGTCAGCAGATCGTGGCCGCCCATCAGCGTCTCGATGGTCTCGGCAACGAAGCCGGCCTCGTCGTCTTCGCTCGCGGCCGCATGCAGCGCGATCGGCTCCTGCATCGGCCGGATGATGCCTTCGACCGGCATGCCGACCACCGCGCTCGATGCTGTCACGATGGTTCCGGTCGAGCGATAGTTGCGGTTGAGCCGCAGCGTGCGGGCGCCGGGGAAATCCGTCGCGAAGCGCGTAAAGCAAGTCGAGTCGGCGCCACGGAAGCCGTAGATCGCCTGGTTCCGATCGCCAATCACGCAGAGATTGCCGTTCGGCCCGGCGAGCAGCCGCAGCAGGCGGTATTGCTGCTCGTCGACATCCTGGAATTCGTCGGCGAGGACATGCGCGAAGCGTGCCCGCCATGATTGGGCGATGGCTTCATCGCGCTCCAGCAACTCCACGGTCAGGGCGACCAGGTCGTCGAAATCGACCCAGTTGTTCTCACGTCCCAATCGCCGCAGCGCTGCCAGTGCTTCCCGCTCGATGCCGTCTCCGGCAGCGCCAGTCCGCTTCAGCACGGAAATGGAACGGAGCAATTGCCCGGCGCGCGTTGCGCTGATCTGCATCGCATCGGCCAACGCGGCTTTGCGTTCTGCCTCGTCGGCAATGCGGAAGCCCGGAGCAAGCCCGAGTGCATCGCTATGGGCGCGCAAGATGGTGAGCCCGAGCGAATGGAAGCTGTGTACCGCGATGTCTTGCGCGCGACGCCCCAGCAAAGTTGCAAGCCGCGCCCGCAACTCCTCGGTCGCCCGGCGCGTAAAGGTGATGGCAAGGCACGCCGCCGCCGGCACGCCGCGCTCCACGACCAGATGCGCGATGCGGTGCGTGAGCATTCGCGTTTTGCCGGAGCCAGGGCCGGCTGTCACGACCACGGGCCCTTCGATCGCCTCGGCCGCCAGAGCCTGATCGGCGTCGAGGCCGCCCAAAAGCCCGCTGCGTCCGGACGGAGCCGCCGCGAGCGGCGCGTCAATCGGCGCGACGTCGATCTCGATCTCCTTGGCCTGCGGCTTCGCGGTGCGCGCTTTCCGATGCACCGGCCCATCGAACAGCAGACCGCCGCGCGTGAAGCCCGCGACTTCGTTGTCTTCGAACAAGCGGATCACGCCATATTCGCCGTCGTAACCGGCCTGCCGGATCACAGCCCCTTTGCGCAGCCGCTCGACCGCCTCGCCGATCAGCGGATCGGCCTTTGAAATATCCTCAACCGGCACCTCGCCAAGCACCGACAACTCGGGGCCGAGCGCTGCGGTGACGCGGTCATAAGCGGTGCCGACGGATTTCGAGCCGACGCCGCTCGCCATGATCTCGGAGATGATCTCCGGCAACGGCACCAGGCTCGACACCTCGCCGGCGGTGGCCGGCGGTTTCGTCTCCGCCTCGCTGCGGTCGGCCAGCATCTCGACTCTGTGCGCGACGCCCACGGTGACGCCTTTGCCGCACACCGGACAGCGGCCGTCGAGTGCAAGCGTCTCCTTCGGATCGAGCCGCACGCCGCAGGTGCGGTGGCCGTCCATATGATATTTGCCCTCTTCGGGAAAGAACTCGACCGTGCCGCCATAGCCGTCGCCGGTTTCGAGCGCGTGTCGAATTGCGAAATAGTCCGGCTCGCAAGTGAACTGCGTCGCTTCGCGGCCGAGTTTGCCCGGCGAATGCGCATCCGAGTTCGACGTCAGCCGGTAGCGGTCGAGGAACGAGATGCGCCAGTTCATCGCCGGATCGGACGACAGGCCGGTCTCGACCGCAAAGATGTGATCCGTGAGATCGCCGTAGCACTCCGCGATCGTATCGAAGCCCGACTGCGAGCCGAGCGCCGAGAACCACGGCGTCCAGATGTGCGCGGGCACGAGATAGCAGTGCGGCCCGGACTGCAGCGCGATTTCCAACAGATTGCGCGAATCCAGGCCCAGGATCGGACGGCCGTCGGAGGCGATATTGCCAACGCGGGCGAGGCTTGCAGCGAGGCGATCGGCGGTCTCGAAATCTGGCGCATAGATCAGGTGATGCACCTTCCGGGTCTTCTCGCCCTTCTTGTAGATCGTGGAGATCTCGGTCGAGAGCATGAAGCGCACCGGACGCCGGCAGGCGGGCGGCAGCGTCTTCCACAATTCGCTTTCGATGTCCGGCCGCAACCGAAACAGCCCGCGGCCATCCGGCACCAGCTTGTCCTTGATCTCGGCAAGCCATTGCGGGTGCACGCAGTCGCCGGTGCCGACCACGCCGATGCCCTTGCGCGCCGCCCACCAGGCCAGGTGCTCGAGATCGAGGTCCCGGCTGGTGGCGCGGGAATGCTTCGAGTGGACGTGGAGATCGGCGTGGAATGTCATGGTGGCGCAGGTCCAGCGGGACTCGACGGCACCAAGCCTCAAACCCGGGAGCGGCAATTCAAGGGGCGCTGGACAGTTTTCGACAAGATAAGAGAGTTTTGCTCAGCTCATTTTCTTGCGCGCGCGGGCCAGCGTTTCGGCAGGCGTTCCCGAGGCATCGACGATGGACCAATTCACATCGCCCAGCGCGAACTCCTCCTGCTGCCGCGCCACGGCGGCATTGGCATCGGAGGCGTCCGGGCCGCGGCCGCCGATCCGTTTGATGCGCGTGTCGATATCGGCGGTGAGGTAGAAGCCCTGAAACGCAACGCCTGCGTCGCGGGCGACGATCTCGATCGCTTCGCGTTCGTTCTCCTTCGCAAACACGGCGTCAGCGATCACCGAATGGCCGGCGCGCGCAATGCGCGCCGCCTTGTCGTACAGCACCGCGTAGACTCGTTCTGACACCTCGGCCCGATAGGCGTCAGGCGACAGCCTTTCGGTTTCGCTTTTGCCGAACAGTGTCTTTCTTTCGACATCGGAGCGCAGCACCAGCGCGCCCGGCACAGGCCCAATGAAGGGTGCAAGGTCCTTCGCAAGCACTGATTTGCCGGTGCCGGACAGGCCGCCAGTCGCGATGACCTTCGGCGCCGGCGGCGTCAGCAGTTCGAGCGCCAGTCGGAAATATTTTGCGGCCGCCTGCGCAATGGCATCGCGCTGGTCGTCTGCGGCCCGTTCCAATCGTGCCGCCGTCACCATGGCGCGAATCGACGCTCGCAACGACAGGAACAGCGGCAACGCTGCGAGCCCGTCACAGTCCTCGATCCGCCGCGACGCCTCGAAATAGCCGTTCAGCACCGTGTTGGCAGCGCCGCCGAGGTCGCGTTCGACAAGGTCCATCAGCAGGAAGGCGAGGTCGTAAAGCACATCGCCCGAAGCGATGACGGGATCGAACTCGATGGCATCGAACGCCACCGGCTCGTTGTCCACCAGCGCGATGTTGCCGAGATGCAGATCGCCATGGCAGCGACGGATCAACCCGAGTTTTCCGCGTTCGATCAGCAGCGGACGCACGCGATCAAGAGCCGCGCGCGAGCGGCGGTCAAGTTCTTCGAGCTGCGCGTTCGGGAAGATGGTCGCGTGCCGGCGGAATCCATTCGTATTCTGATCGATGTAATTTTCGAGCGCCGCAAGCCACGGTGCGCCGTCGACCGCCTCAGCGCGTCGATGCATAGCAGCCACCATGCGGGCGAGCTTTTCCGGCAGGCCGTGACGCAGCTCGCCGCGCTCGGCAATATGATCGAGCGTCTGCGCTTCGTCGAAGCGTGTCATCTCGACCGCCCACTCGACGGGCTCGCCCGCGCCATCGAGCTTGAGCCCGCCTTGGGCCTCGCGGGTGATCGGCACGATGCGGTGGTAGAGTTCGGGCGCGAAGCGCTGATTGACCTCGAGCTCGGCCGCACAGGCGGCCTTGCGCTTCTGCAACGTCGAATAGTCGAGAAACGGAAAGCGCACCGCGCGCTTGACCTTGTAGGCGCGGTCGCCTGCGAGAAACACCGATGCCGCGTGGGTGTCGAAGCGCGTCACTTTCTTGCCGGCATGCGTCGCCGGATCGGCGAGCAGCGCAAACACGGCATTTTGCTGATGGTCGGTCATGGACTTTGACAGCGGACTCGCGTCGACAACGCCTCACCCTGAAACCGGTTCAACGCGGCCGCCTTGATCGCGATCAAGGCGGCAACTAGCGGCGGGCGGGCCGAATTTGTCGCATCAGCGACCGAAACCATCTCGTAATCGACTGGAACTGGTGCGTCACGGCCTGCCAGGCCGGCATCGCCTTGAACCAGCCAAGCCAGCCGGTCACGAAATCATGCGCCTTCGCGAACAGCGGGATCGTCATCAGCTTGGGCTGGCCGATTTGGTAAATGCGTTCCACGATCGCGATCTTCAAAAGCTCGGCGCCGGCAATCACGATCACGCCGTGGATGAAGTGGCCTTCCGCGATCAGATAAAAGCCCACGGGCTTCGCAGGCTCCAGCACGGCGACCGGCACGATGAATAGGGCCAGCGTGGTGTAGGGCCCGAGCCGCCCGATCGCCTGCGTGAGCTTGTCGAACAGGCCAAGCCGGGCAAGGGCCCGCGAGATCGGCCGGATGAACGACAGGAACAGCGCATCCACAAAGAAATAGAG
The Rhodoplanes sp. Z2-YC6860 genome window above contains:
- a CDS encoding NAD(P)/FAD-dependent oxidoreductase, yielding MSDVRDGVDAARKPRVVIVGGGFGGLSAAKALAKAPFDITLIDRTNHHLFQPLLYQVATAGLSPADIAAPIRHVLNDQRNLKVMLGEVSGVDLARKEVITDDRRVAYDHMVIATGARHAYFGHDDWAAVAPGLKTLDDATAVRRRILLAFERAETEADADERARLLTFVVIGGGPTGVEMAGAIAELAKRALASDFRSIDPRSARIILVEAADRVLTPFDETLSAAARRSLEQLGVEVRLGSAVTDCSDDGVRLGGTFIPTRTIIWAAGVMASPAGRWLGAETDRAGRVRVRGDLSVPGHPEVFVIGDTAAVIDEDGAPLPGVAPVAKQQGQYVAQALIARQGGRTVPAFRYRDYGSLATIGRSRAVAQFGKLKVSGLPAWLLWTVAHIYYLIGFRNRFVVALNWAWSYLTFERGSRLITGPAPRPGEQRQDQHQDQRHGLQSKAS
- a CDS encoding bifunctional aminoglycoside phosphotransferase/ATP-binding protein, translated to MTDHQQNAVFALLADPATHAGKKVTRFDTHAASVFLAGDRAYKVKRAVRFPFLDYSTLQKRKAACAAELEVNQRFAPELYHRIVPITREAQGGLKLDGAGEPVEWAVEMTRFDEAQTLDHIAERGELRHGLPEKLARMVAAMHRRAEAVDGAPWLAALENYIDQNTNGFRRHATIFPNAQLEELDRRSRAALDRVRPLLIERGKLGLIRRCHGDLHLGNIALVDNEPVAFDAIEFDPVIASGDVLYDLAFLLMDLVERDLGGAANTVLNGYFEASRRIEDCDGLAALPLFLSLRASIRAMVTAARLERAADDQRDAIAQAAAKYFRLALELLTPPAPKVIATGGLSGTGKSVLAKDLAPFIGPVPGALVLRSDVERKTLFGKSETERLSPDAYRAEVSERVYAVLYDKAARIARAGHSVIADAVFAKENEREAIEIVARDAGVAFQGFYLTADIDTRIKRIGGRGPDASDANAAVARQQEEFALGDVNWSIVDASGTPAETLARARKKMS
- a CDS encoding UvrD-helicase domain-containing protein; this translates as MTFHADLHVHSKHSRATSRDLDLEHLAWWAARKGIGVVGTGDCVHPQWLAEIKDKLVPDGRGLFRLRPDIESELWKTLPPACRRPVRFMLSTEISTIYKKGEKTRKVHHLIYAPDFETADRLAASLARVGNIASDGRPILGLDSRNLLEIALQSGPHCYLVPAHIWTPWFSALGSQSGFDTIAECYGDLTDHIFAVETGLSSDPAMNWRISFLDRYRLTSNSDAHSPGKLGREATQFTCEPDYFAIRHALETGDGYGGTVEFFPEEGKYHMDGHRTCGVRLDPKETLALDGRCPVCGKGVTVGVAHRVEMLADRSEAETKPPATAGEVSSLVPLPEIISEIMASGVGSKSVGTAYDRVTAALGPELSVLGEVPVEDISKADPLIGEAVERLRKGAVIRQAGYDGEYGVIRLFEDNEVAGFTRGGLLFDGPVHRKARTAKPQAKEIEIDVAPIDAPLAAAPSGRSGLLGGLDADQALAAEAIEGPVVVTAGPGSGKTRMLTHRIAHLVVERGVPAAACLAITFTRRATEELRARLATLLGRRAQDIAVHSFHSLGLTILRAHSDALGLAPGFRIADEAERKAALADAMQISATRAGQLLRSISVLKRTGAAGDGIEREALAALRRLGRENNWVDFDDLVALTVELLERDEAIAQSWRARFAHVLADEFQDVDEQQYRLLRLLAGPNGNLCVIGDRNQAIYGFRGADSTCFTRFATDFPGARTLRLNRNYRSTGTIVTASSAVVGMPVEGIIRPMQEPIALHAAASEDDEAGFVAETIETLMGGHDLLTAHRGKAGRNTLSFADFSVLYRTDAQSAALRTAFDRAGIPFKKSSPQPLAGHAGVEAILAALTEHREALADLELPARIAMAAERALETDIAAVAEAKGWITALAALENVAGDETHLREQIALATEADFRDPRADRVSLLTMHAAKGLEFAVVFVVGMEDGLTPFSWEESQDIDPEERRLFYVAMTRAKDRLFLSRAAERFWRGARRALPPSRFLKGLAAELTTQHGPAQPKRRPPQQYSLF